From the genome of Sphingobacterium sp. UGAL515B_05:
TTGCCCTTCACCGAAAGCCATCACTTTTCCTCCTTTTGTTAATTCAAAAAGATTTGGCACATTTTTTTTTGCCTCATAAATATTACCCTCAATTAAGGTAATTCCAGCATACACAGCTTTTACATCGCTTAAATAGGGGCGAACCTTTGAGTTGGCTCCATCCGCACCTATTACAAGATCTGCATAGGCATCCTGCTTATTCTTAAAGGACAATAGCCAGCCCTCTCCAGACTTCTCCATGGCTACGAATTGGCTATCCCAGATCACAGTCCTTTCTTCCAGGGAATTTAGCAAGATATCTCGCAATGGTGCACGATCAATTTCTGGTCGATTTTCAGCTGCCGATACATGGTCATCGTGGTCATCAAATTTTACAACGAGCCCCTTATCGACAATGCGTAGCTTACTAGCTGTTGGACGATGATATTTATAGAATTCCGCTAGAAGTCCTGCGCGTTTCATTGCTTCGAGCCCAGTTCCTTCATGGAGATCCAATGTAGAACCCTGGACACGAATATTCCGGTTTAAATCCCGTTCATAAACAGATACATCAGCCCCATGTAACTGTAATAAGCGAGCCAAGGTTAGCCCTCCCATTCCACCGCCAACTATTGCTATTTTCTTATTTTGTGTTAACATCCTATTTGTTTAAAATTTATAAAAACAAAGCTAATGAGATGTCAAAGACGATAATAGTATAAATCGGTCGTTTTTATTTTTCAACAATTCTTTGGGGACAACTCCCGAAAAACGTTTAATCTCTTTGATAAAATGAGTCTGATCGAAAAAATGCTCACCCGGGCTGAGCTTTCCTTTTACAATATGATCTAATGAGGACCTAAAACGTAGGATATTACAATATGCCTTTAGGGAAAGTCCAAATCGCTGATTAAAATAACGGTTGATCTGCCTACTGTTCCAAAAAACCTTTTCGGAGAGTTCAGCGATGGGAATTGTTCCATTACTCTTGTAAATTAGATCAAATAATTTACGCTTTCGTTCATCAATATCATTTGGAATCAGTGATTTAATTTTATTTACTGCTTTATCTACAAATTGGTCAAAGCTCACTAAATCCTGTTCTGAAAATCCCCAAAAATCCTGTACTAAAAACTTACCTGAATTGATAATATCCACAATATTTTCACGCAAAAGATATTCTACGGCAAGCAATTTAAAGCTGATACAAAATAATTGTCCATCTACAGGAATAGTCGCCTCTTCATGGGGCTGTGTTCCCAACCCCAATAAAATAATCCGAAATTCATCTATTGCCGATTTAAAAAGAAACAAATCGACACGTCCATCTGGTAAACCGATCGTTTCTTTCTTTACCCCGGTTTCATTGCGCAAGCACCAAAAGCTATCCACAAAGCATGCAAGTTCTTCACTAGGTGCAATCAATGTATAAAGTAGACCATCTTCCATGTTCAATTGTAATTAACAGATTATTTTATGGAATATTTAATTCAATAGCTTAAAATTAACGATTATATCTTAAGATTGTCCTCAGGGAATTCAAAAAACACACGTCAAAAAAAACACTTATAAACCAGAAAAACAAATATTTATAACATATAAAATATTTTTAAAAATCGATTTTGAGAAATAAAAAAAATAAATCATTTTTGCTATCGTTTAGCTGAGATTAACAGGAAAAGTAAGACCATAACAAATTACCTTTCGAATTTTATTTTTATTGATTCTCTATGTCATATCAAAGAATTGCCTATTTCTTTTTGGGCGTAATATTGTGTATTAGTTGTAAAAGAGATATTCACCCCGGAGCTGTGCCGCCCGATCCAGAAATCATCGAAAAGGATAAACTACCTATCCCAGCAGGCTTTACCAATGATCTTGCTACCATAAAAATTAATGCTATTGCCAATGCAAATCAACCAGGTGAAGAGCAACCTTTTTTGATACGAGATATTTCCGGAAATAATGCGAGTTACTGCCATCCCGATGTGGAATATTTTCCAACAGGTTTCAATGGATACAAATATTGGATGGTATTCACCCCTT
Proteins encoded in this window:
- a CDS encoding AraC family transcriptional regulator, which gives rise to MEDGLLYTLIAPSEELACFVDSFWCLRNETGVKKETIGLPDGRVDLFLFKSAIDEFRIILLGLGTQPHEEATIPVDGQLFCISFKLLAVEYLLRENIVDIINSGKFLVQDFWGFSEQDLVSFDQFVDKAVNKIKSLIPNDIDERKRKLFDLIYKSNGTIPIAELSEKVFWNSRQINRYFNQRFGLSLKAYCNILRFRSSLDHIVKGKLSPGEHFFDQTHFIKEIKRFSGVVPKELLKNKNDRFILLSSLTSH
- a CDS encoding NAD(P)/FAD-dependent oxidoreductase yields the protein MLTQNKKIAIVGGGMGGLTLARLLQLHGADVSVYERDLNRNIRVQGSTLDLHEGTGLEAMKRAGLLAEFYKYHRPTASKLRIVDKGLVVKFDDHDDHVSAAENRPEIDRAPLRDILLNSLEERTVIWDSQFVAMEKSGEGWLLSFKNKQDAYADLVIGADGANSKVRPYLSDVKAVYAGITLIEGNIYEAKKNVPNLFELTKGGKVMAFGEGQFIGYGTKEDGSVMFVASTKMPENELEKIAVDFRDKKQVLHWFKNYFSGWDSSWYEFFTNDSVQFIPRPQYYFPLDQNWETQTNLTIIGDAAHRMPPFAGEGANVAMQDAFELTECLTNGKHETLLDAIGYFEKDMIRRGAEATQDTLENSDRMHSTNALSTMLAFFGQSIKD